A DNA window from Caulobacter mirabilis contains the following coding sequences:
- a CDS encoding DoxX family protein yields the protein MRDFLFLPSLARHQDASILALRLVTGGFLIWGVWDNVTSPADMAKFVAFLTSHKFPAPELLAPLSVYTQLAAGVGMILGLFTRWAGILAALNMLVAIAMVDRFGGIRGMWPAGALVLIGLYFAAHGAGRFSLDGALEGATGAKGRNRR from the coding sequence ATGCGAGACTTTCTGTTTCTTCCGAGCCTGGCGCGCCATCAGGACGCGTCGATCCTGGCCCTTCGCCTGGTGACGGGCGGCTTCCTCATCTGGGGCGTCTGGGACAACGTGACCAGTCCGGCGGACATGGCCAAGTTCGTCGCCTTTCTGACCAGCCACAAGTTTCCGGCGCCGGAGCTGCTGGCGCCGCTGTCGGTCTACACCCAGCTGGCCGCCGGCGTAGGCATGATCCTGGGCCTGTTCACGCGCTGGGCCGGCATCCTGGCGGCGCTCAACATGCTGGTCGCCATCGCCATGGTCGACCGCTTCGGCGGCATCCGCGGCATGTGGCCCGCGGGCGCGCTGGTGTTGATCGGCCTCTACTTCGCCGCTCATGGAGCGGGGCGATTCAGCCTCGACGGGGCGCTGGAAGGCGCGACCGGCGCCAAGGGGCGGAACCGGCGCTGA
- a CDS encoding mannitol dehydrogenase family protein produces the protein MNEAALQTRRPLYDRSKTTIGVVHFGPGAFHRAHQAVYFDRLLAADPRWAICGVSLRSSEVQDALAPQDGLYTLLELGERTRPRIIGALTQILVAPREPEAVAARLAAPTTHLVTLTVTQSGYCLTPEGVLDLAHPDIIHDLSGAMWPRSVEGWLVEGLRRRRAARLPAFTVLSCDDLPSNGRRLREAVIAFAALRDPELARWIARETRFPRTLSDSITPATDDALRLRAGCATGLMDAWPVQREPFSQWVIEDDLGPDRDALAVIATLTDEVEAWEQAQRHLLGGVRTSLAYLGLLRGRRTVRDAVADEPLIGFLRAMLLDEIVPVLQAPRDFNASAYVEALFERFRNPAIEHKLSQLAWDGSDKLPARILPIIADALAADRSIRRLAYPVAAWMRFVVRQAAAAAPLTDPLAGTLATLGRQCGGDAARDIERFLTLDCVFPARLTQDARFREALAWAYARLPSELDSGT, from the coding sequence TTGAACGAGGCCGCCCTGCAGACCCGCCGGCCGCTGTACGATCGTTCCAAGACCACCATCGGCGTGGTCCATTTCGGCCCCGGCGCGTTCCACCGGGCGCACCAGGCCGTCTATTTCGACCGCCTGCTCGCCGCCGACCCGCGCTGGGCGATCTGCGGCGTCTCGCTCCGCTCGTCCGAGGTGCAGGACGCCCTCGCGCCCCAGGACGGGCTGTACACCCTGCTGGAGCTGGGCGAGCGGACGCGGCCCAGGATCATCGGCGCCCTGACCCAGATCCTGGTGGCGCCGCGGGAGCCCGAGGCGGTCGCCGCCCGGCTGGCCGCCCCGACCACCCATCTGGTCACCCTGACCGTGACCCAGAGCGGTTACTGCCTGACGCCGGAGGGCGTGCTGGACCTGGCGCATCCCGACATCATCCACGATCTGTCCGGCGCGATGTGGCCGCGCAGCGTCGAGGGTTGGCTGGTCGAGGGGCTGCGCCGTCGGCGGGCGGCCCGCCTCCCCGCCTTCACGGTGCTCAGCTGCGACGACCTGCCGTCGAACGGCCGGCGGCTGCGCGAGGCGGTCATCGCCTTCGCCGCCCTGCGAGACCCGGAGCTGGCCCGCTGGATCGCCCGCGAGACGCGTTTTCCGCGCACCCTGTCCGACAGCATCACCCCCGCCACCGACGACGCCCTGCGGCTGCGGGCCGGCTGCGCCACGGGACTGATGGACGCCTGGCCGGTCCAGCGGGAGCCGTTCAGCCAATGGGTCATCGAGGACGACCTCGGCCCGGACCGGGACGCCCTGGCGGTCATCGCCACCCTGACCGACGAGGTCGAGGCTTGGGAGCAGGCTCAGCGCCACCTCCTGGGCGGCGTCCGCACCAGCCTGGCCTACCTGGGCCTGCTGCGCGGCCGGCGGACAGTTCGCGACGCCGTCGCCGACGAACCCTTGATCGGCTTTCTCAGGGCGATGCTGCTGGACGAGATCGTGCCGGTCCTGCAGGCGCCGCGCGATTTCAACGCCTCGGCCTATGTCGAGGCCTTGTTCGAACGGTTCCGCAACCCGGCCATCGAACACAAGCTGTCCCAACTGGCCTGGGACGGCTCCGACAAGCTGCCGGCGCGCATCCTGCCGATCATCGCCGACGCCCTGGCCGCCGACCGCAGCATCCGCCGCCTGGCCTATCCGGTCGCGGCCTGGATGCGGTTCGTGGTCCGGCAGGCCGCCGCCGCCGCCCCGTTGACTGATCCGCTCGCCGGGACGCTGGCGACGCTGGGCCGCCAGTGCGGCGGCGACGCCGCGCGCGACATCGAACGCTTTCTCACGCTCGACTGCGTCTTCCCCGCGCGGCTGACGCAGGATGCCAGGTTCCGCGAAGCCCTGGCCTGGGCCTACGCCCGGCTGCCCTCCGAGCTGGACAGCGGAACCTGA
- a CDS encoding sulfurtransferase TusA family protein yields MEQPVSEILVDARGHRCPVPTLRLRRAMEAAPAGAVVRLLADDPMARVDVPHFAREKAYVVTDAGETDGSLFFVVSKPA; encoded by the coding sequence ATGGAGCAGCCTGTGAGCGAAATCCTCGTCGACGCGCGCGGCCATCGATGCCCGGTCCCGACCCTGCGCCTGCGCAGGGCCATGGAGGCGGCGCCCGCCGGCGCGGTCGTGCGGCTGCTGGCCGACGACCCGATGGCGCGGGTCGACGTCCCTCATTTCGCGCGGGAGAAGGCCTACGTCGTCACCGACGCTGGCGAGACCGACGGGTCGCTGTTTTTCGTGGTTTCGAAGCCGGCCTGA